GAGCTTCAAGTCCCCGCTGCTCAAGGCCCGCAATTCCTACTGCGGGGGACCGGGGTTGGGCTGGCGTGGAGACGTTGGCGGCAACAGCACCAGAGGCTGTAAGATTCGGCGTGGCAGGCGAttgcgatggctgctgcggaaCAGGAGGCGCATCGTAGAGCAGCCACTTTCGCTGGACCAAGGCGCCTTTCAACCTTTCATAGAAAGTCTTTTCACCGCCTCCGCGGAAGGATAATTTGACTACCTCAAAAGTCTCAGTATTGGCGATGTTTCCTTGTCCGAATACCGGCGCTGGGGATTCTGATCGACGTGAGCCATCAACAGACGCCCCTCGGGCGACTGCGGGGGCTAGGGGAGCCCCGCATATTTCACACTCGAGAAGATAAGGATGGTTCACAAATGTACATCTGGGACATGGTGTGGAGGCATTAGGCTTGCGTACAgtttcatcatcattgcttTCGGGTTGACCAGGCTCATGTGAAGCTGGATGTACTTGGGCGGCTTCGCGACTAGCGGCAGCTGTGATTGCGGCCTTCAGAACGGTCGTAAATGGCGGCTTTATGCCACAAGCCAAGCATGGCGACAAGGGAGTAGAAGCAGTAGCCGTTGCTGGGTCGAAATTAGAAGGCACCGGATTAGTGAACGAGCATATCGGACAGACCCAGGTCGCGTTGATAGGCTTCGGTGCCGGCTGCTTGTATGGGGTTGCCGGGAGCGGACACTGCGAACTCCCGGACTGGAGTGTTGGTGACTGTGATGCAGAAGGGCTAGCCCCTACGCTCTTCGATTTGAGGTCATTCTTTGCGGGTTTCGGGTGCAAGAGAATTTTCGAAGACGACTTCAGAAACCCTGCCTGAAAAGGGTGAGCTCGGGAGCAAAGGATGGTACGGACTCAACCATCAACCATACTTGATAATCCGCTCGGTCGATTTCCTTCAGGTCGATAGCGACTGAGTACTTGCGTGGCTCGTCAATAGCGACATAGCAGACTCGGTGGGATGTGAGGTACGCATGGCCATTTTGATAATTTGGGACCTTGAACCTTCTGTATATACGAACAATACTCGCTAGTAAGCACCAGAATGTCAAAGCAGTGGCATATGCAAGGAACAACTGGGGAACAGGTTGCTGGCGACTCACCCTTCGTATAACCCCACCGCATCCTGGACGAAGAGCAAAGTCTCATCGGGTAACAATGAGGGACGGAGTGCAGTGGTCAGATCTAGAGACTTGAAGAACATCTAGTAAGCTCAGCCAGCATCTCTCCACCCTCTTTAACTGTGAAGAGAACATACAATTAAGTCCAAATCCCAGAAAGTAGCCCGAGTACTCACCCCGCTGACGTAAGGTGGGTTAGGGGCATCGCCCAGTTGATGGGAAGATACAGGGAGCGAGAGCAACCATTAGCGCACCCTCACATTCTCTCCGCCACACCAGCCCAGAGAGAGTAAGCGAGAACCTTGACCTCTACCTTCCTTTCAAAGGCCTCACTTTTGCACTTAGACCTAGTGGTCAAATCGACATCTATCACTAAGGTAGCTTCGTCTACTCAACTTCACTCACCATCACCTACCAGTTGGCGTATTATCTCCCATAACCATAATAGTTTTGAGGTGATTTGGCCAACTTCTCAGCTTACTGGTGTGTATGAGGAAATTTGACCACTGCCCTCAAGACCAGGCAACGCGTAGTCTaatcctgttcttcttctctttctcttttttatTCTGATAtactttcttcttcaacaataTTTCCTACTTTTCTTAACTTCTGTTTTTGCTTTTGTACACGTTTCTGCCATCATGAGTTCTGGTATCCCACCTTGGCGTACTACCGCATCCGCGACTGCTACGACCGCTCACTTTCCTGCACATGGTATGTGTTTTCTTACTCTAATATCTTTGTATTCAATTTCTAATTGTGACCTAGCAACCCCTGCATATATCCCTGTTCAAGCACGTCGTAGCTTTGCTCATAcatccaccaccgccatgGTACCTCAGCCGCAGCCAACGACAACTCAAGCACCTCGCAAACGAGTAGAATGGCCAGCCCCCCTTCGATCATATGTACAACGAAGCTTCGCGCCTGAGAACCAACTTCCTGGAGTCAACCggcaggagatggaggtgaAACTGAAGGGTGTTATTACtgaggcggcggagaagggtcagctggagaagatcaacTGGGATGCATTGCCCCTACCGCAAGTCATGATTCAAAACGAGCGGAACCAGATTCTTACCAACCCAGCTGTCTCTGGTTGGAGTGATTCACTTTTAACTGCTGCTCAGAAACCGGACACCGTTACCGAGGACGTTTCTAGAAAAAGGAAATCGGCTGAGTACGGGGACAAAGACAGCTGTCCACCATGGAGGCAGACTAACAACCATCATGCATTTGGAGATCGAACTACTTATCCCTCAGCAGACAAGCGTCAGCGTGTTGATCATAAGAACCCCAGTAAGTCAAAAGCTAATCTGGAAATGCGGAGGAAACGTTTCGAAGAACCGCGGGCCAGGTATGGCTCttcgccatcctcatctcGTGGGGAATCCCCAGCGCCCAGTGCCAATCAGGGACCTGTTGTTGGACGGTGCCAGGAGCTAGAGAAGAACTACTTCCGCTTGACTTCAGCGCCAAACCCAGACACCGTTCGACCGCTGCATGTTTTGCACAAGACCCTGGATCTTctgaaaaagaaatggaagaaggatAACAATTATGGATATATTTGCGACCAGTTCAAGTCTCTGCGACAAGATCTGACTGTCCAGCACATCAGAAATGAGTTCACTGTCAGTGTCTATGAGATTCATGCCCGCATTGCGCTCGAGAAGGGAGATCTTGGTGAGTATAATCAATGTCAGACACAGCTGCGAGCTTTATATGCCCAAAATCTCGGTGGGCACCCTACAGAATTTAAGGCGTATCGTATTCTTTACTTCATCCACACCCGCAATTGGACGGCTATGAACGATGCGTTGGCCGATCTAACAGCAGCAGACAAGCGTGATCCTGCTGTCAAACATGCCTTGGATGTTCGCTCAGCCCTTGCCCTGGGAAACTATCATCGTTTCTTCCAGCTTTACCTCGACACCCCTAACATGGGGGCTTATCTGATGGACATGTTTGTGGACCGCGAGCGACTTTCCGCACTTGCAGCCATTTGTAAAGCGTAAGTGTTCTTCTGCTCGTTGTGTGCTGTTCTTTGCGGGCTGACTTGATGCCAACAGTTACAAACCCGACGTAAAGATACGTTTTATCACTGAGGAACTTGGCTTCGAGTCCGATGAACAGAGTGCACGCTTTATCCTGGACCATGCCTCTGAGGATTTACTTCAAGAGAAAGATGGATCCGTGAGGCTGTTCACGAGCGGCAGGGCTGCTCAACTCTTCGAGGCGGCCAAGTCCGAAGCCCACAGAGTCGTTGATATAAAAGGACAGATTTGATACCGAGTTTTTCGTTACTGCAACCCAGCGTCCATACCCCATTGATTATCGGCATATACGAGTCTCCCGTCTTTCAGTGCTCTCAATACCCTTGCACCTTGATTTCGTCTGCTTTTCTTCCCCATTTTTTTTATTAGACGGCACAGTCGGCTGGCACCAAGTGCTTCCGATGTTTCCCGTTTACGTCTGCTTCGGTTTTCTCTATGCTCCTCACCCTTGACGGCGCCTTGCATATATCTTTCTTGGCTTTTGAGATCGGCTCACTAAGCCTAGAAACATGGTAGCGTTATTTTCTCTGACTTTTGGCGTTGTCACGGATGGGCTGTGGAAATGGTTTAGCATCTTTAAGTCCTAGAAAACGTAATCTAGTGATACTTAGCAATGTCAAAAGTACTTTCAGCGCCAGTGGTAGCTATCTTTTGTAATCCCTCGATAAGACACTGACCAGTCGAACAACACCTGTGTTCAGATACAGTATGAGTTCATGGGGCACACGAAGCCATCACCAGATAGGCCACTcattgagaagaagcccCATTACATGAAACACACTGTTAAGACATGAGTGCTCCAACTCTGCAGCATCCACGGACTGCTTGACGCAGTCATCGGCGGTGCCAAAAACAATTGCTCCGTTCTGTAGCCCCGATTGGCTGGATGCTATTACAGCATGCAAGGGTACCTGCATCGAGGTGCAGCAGCTGTATCTTTTGAGCCTTGTCTGATTTAGGATCCGATCCTCGATCTACGGGGCTCTGAAAGTCTGGCACCACGGTGAACTAGAATTGTGACAGCCGGTTTCGGAGCATCTTGGCATTGCCTCCATAGGTTTGGCCATACTTGATGCTGTCCGGTTAATATATATGACTACAGCAGGAAATACTGGCCGACCCCAGCGATCATTGACAGGCCGCTGTATGAACCACGGTCCGAGGAGATCGGTTAGTTGGTTGCTCATGTTATCTTTCAGGAATTGAGATGTTTCGTCCCGGGTTCCTATTAATAGCCCCAAAATCTGGGATGAAGCGGAGAAGGTCGAGATATAGGAGTCTGGGACGGTGGATGCTGGGCGCCATGGGACTGCTGAAGACGGCCTTATCGGGGAGATTATGCATCCCGTTTTGGGTGCATTGCGGGTCGTATGTTATAGGTAGTCCTGGCTTGCTAGAAACAGGACTTCAGTATTCTAGTTCTGGATTGTCGACAATATCAAGACCTGCTCGAATACTCAATAGCCCGTGTATCTATGTCTGTAGAAGTTGAGATCTTACCTACctttttgactttgacaGTAGAGTGGCTAACTAAATTGAACGACAGATGTGGTGGGCCAGACTCAGTCTGTGAGTCCTCGCCAATCATAGCGGCTCCACAGCTACTGAGAACGAATGAGTAAATTTCAAGTGGCGAATGAAACTCCATGTGGCTGCCATCCCACAAAGCGACGGGTGGAATACTTACATTCAAGAGGTCTTGGCTGACTCTGCCACATCGTCCTCCGATTTGGCGAACGTGCTAAGTCCTGGGCGAAAAGGAAATTTGGCAGCTAATTCGTACATTATTTGCTGGGTTCTAGCAGATTCTCTTGAGCAAATCAGGGAAGATCTCGTATTGCTGCCCAATGGTCGCCAGGATTGTGTGCATTAACCAATCTAATGGCCCTAATAGACCCTGGGTCGGCTTCCATTGGTTGGGACTACCTGCTGCCTACCTTAGGTAGGTACTTACCTACTGGGGACCACCTTCCAACGCACTGGATATCCAGTGACCTGTAAACCTGTCTTGGTGCCTTACCAGAGTAGTCGCTGTAAGGTACAGTACCCACGACTCTGTAGAAGACAGGATGGTCCACTTTTTGGGTATCAGCCATGGTCGAAACATTCCAGAATAACTGTAAACTGTGGATTAGATTCCTTCAGGTGGCCATCTACCACGGACGTAATGAGGACCTTTGAAAGGCAGTCTAAGATATTGGCTTTTTTTGACTTTGGCCTAAAAAAGGAGGAAAACAAAGGAAGCACCAGCGCGAAAAAGCATCTCCACATAGGATACTAGGCACGgggagtactccgtacccaTCAGCACCACTTTTCAGAATCATGTCTTCTTTCAAGATGACTGATTTAAGTGCGCTGTCAGGTGGCTAGTGACATTATCCTATTGTACATATAATTATCGCCACCGTATATCTATGCGCTATCTGTCCCTACTATGTAGTATTCGGTAGGAGGAATCGCGCCACTTTGCATCATACCTACTTCTAAACAAGAGTACTTCTCGAAACCTTGGTCGAGGCTGGAAACTCGAAATGTCGAAAACTCTGGCCTTCACGGTCGTCTTtatatacagagtacctaCAAAAAAAGTAGATCACAGACTCCAGCACTAGTGACCTAGTCTTCTACTCCAGGCAAAGGAGAAAGTACTTTGTACTACCCCGTGAACCATACTATACGGCTTTTCAGCTGGGGTGAAAAAGTACCACCAAAAATACTCACTGACTACTGGGCGATGGTCCGTGTCTATCGTCATTAGAAGTTCGTGCTTCTCTCCCCCTCAGCTGATTGATCGAGAATACCATCGTCAACCGGCCTGCAGAGGTCTTCTGAAAACCGACAGGGTTCCCAACCAGCTCAAACCAGAaagtctttctttctctcctttcagGGGCGAGAAGGGAAATCCCagacaccaccaccaaagcGGGCTACTTTCTTTCGCAACTCCAGAACAACCAGACATCAGGTATCCACGGTAGTAATTGAGCACGAGGGTGAAgcgaaaggagagaaagctCAAGAGATCCACGTTAAGGACCTATTACTCTTATTAACCACTCCAACGGCTAGACTACTCTCCACACTCTCTTTTACCAGCGttattatcattatttgAACGGAGATCTCCATTACTTTTATCAATTCTTTGACTACAACgtgctctctctctccttaTTCACAATCCCGCACACAGACCAGAGACACCAACGTTTGGTCTCTCACACTCATTTTCTCTTTGTATGAATCCAAAGGATCTAATTACTTTGCTGATCTTTTGTTACACTCTTTTTCTATTTGATTTTTGGGTCGTTAtattgcttctttctgcctTGCCTCTCGAAGCCATCTCGCTCTTTCGCAATCCCCTTGAGTCTCCCAACCTGCGCTGCGGCTGTCGTTGATCCAACCTCTCCAGCCGAGTACAGTGTTGTTAGCACAATTCGACTAGACCTTTTTTTCgtattctttttttttttttatttggagagaaagaatgaagGTATGTTTTGATTCCAAAGTTCTTTGATACTACCTAGTGAACTGTGCGCAGCCCCTTCGTTTCAAGCAGCCGGCTTGCCCCCCTTCCACCATAACCATCCATACCCCGCCTCTCGTTTATCTCGATTATGGTTGTCGCTTCTggtctcttttcttccgaTTCCGAATTTAGTGTTGATTTTTCTATTCCTGTTCTTGGAATATCATCACCATTATTTACCTaaaccttttttttttcttaaTTCACCTTCCCTCCTTTATTGCTATGGCAAATTAATAACATATTCTTTAAATATATAGGCCATCAGGCGATCTCTCAAAGGGGAAAAAGACCCTAAacctcaccaccaccatcttTCAATCACTCCCAAGTCAGCCATCGCGATTCTGCCACCTAAGAAGGTAAGTAGGCCTTGTCTAGCCCCCAAACACAAAATGGACCGCTTCGgcccccccctccccctttcGCTCCAACATTGAAAGAGTATAGTTAGGCTATCACTCTCATCCCCTCCCCCCTTCAAATTACTCCCCCTCATTCCAGTCGCGTTGTCAATCCTTGGAAGTTGGTATTGACCGCGCGTCCCTTTTTTCGCTTCTAGGTGATCAAAGCTCTCTACGACTACCAACCAGAACCCGGCAACACGCAAGAATTAGCGTTCAGCAAGGGCGACTTCTTTCACGTTATCAGCAGGGAGGACGACTTGGACTGGTACGAAGCGTGCAACCCACTCATCCCTAGTGCCAGGGGGTTGGTACCTGTCTCCTTTTTTGAGGTCATCGGCAAGAACGAAAGAGATAGTGGCGGGTCGGTCGATCTTCATAAGAAGAAAGAGTCGCACGACTCGGGTTTCTCAGATCGTGGTCCCGCTCAGTTTTCCTCTCCCGATCATACTCCCACCCAGCTTCAGCACTCCCCATCGACTCCCAGGATGTCGACGTTAGGAAAGGCCTCGAGCGCCATGGTCTATGGTATCGTCCAGTATGACTTCCAAGCAGAGCGACCGGATGAACTCGACGCGAAAGCAGGGGAAGCGATCATTGTCATCGCCCAGTCCAACCCGGAGTGGTTCGTCGCAAAGCCCATCGGTCGTCTAGGTGGCCCCGGGTTGATCCCCGTCTCATTCATCGAACTTCGGGACATGCAAACCGGTCAAGCGGTATCCGATCCTTTGGAGGCAGTCAAGCGCGCTGGTGTACCAAGGGttgaagaatggaagaaaaTGACCGCCGAATACAAgaacagcagcatcaccCTCGGCAAGATTGACTCGGCCGCGTCAGCAGTGCAGTCCGTGACCTCTGGAGTTGAGAAGATGTCCATGGGGCGCAACAGCGCCGGCCACGCAGGCCAAAATGGAAATGCCTACGTATGTCTCCCTTCTTGCTGTCTTC
The Aspergillus fumigatus Af293 chromosome 4, whole genome shotgun sequence DNA segment above includes these coding regions:
- a CDS encoding ESCRT-II subunit protein VPS36; its protein translation is MFFKSLDLTTALRPSLLPDETLLFVQDAVGLYEGRFKVPNYQNGHAYLTSHRVCYVAIDEPRKYSVAIDLKEIDRADYQAGFLKSSSKILLHPKPAKNDLKSKSVGASPSASQSPTLQSGSSQCPLPATPYKQPAPKPINATWVCPICSFTNPVPSNFDPATATASTPLSPCLACGIKPPFTTVLKAAITAAASREAAQVHPASHEPGQPESNDDETVRKPNASTPCPRCTFVNHPYLLECEICGAPLAPAVARGASVDGSRRSESPAPVFGQGNIANTETFEVVKLSFRGGGEKTFYERLKGALVQRKWLLYDAPPVPQQPSQSPATPNLTASGAVAANVSTPAQPRSPAVGIAGLEQRGLEARRNNEVVIGSSFEDLEALMASAKRIINLAETLARESGMAGDENTAATNAVLSESAAALGMTTTKDMLGSGAENLYLSELSRDLAEYLTDDNKGILQKEGGIMSLVDLWAMFNRSRNGVELVSPSDFQKAAELWEKLKLPVRLRRFKSGLLVVQRYDWNDEKTIRQLQEWMAELRQIPPADPVPWDWRQFGRAVTAQEAAQRFKWSVGVAAEELEMAEDKGVLCREEGIEGLRFWSNYITSDLSSMNSIDSIDLRVSSLAI